Part of the Lolium rigidum isolate FL_2022 chromosome 6, APGP_CSIRO_Lrig_0.1, whole genome shotgun sequence genome, TTGACGAAAAGCACTCGAGTGGTGGCGAAACAGAGTACTTCTCTGTCCTTGTGAAATACGATCAGCAGTTGCAGCAAGAGGTTGAAATTTATCGGGTTAAGTTGCCTGGACCATTGAAGCTTGGTGAAGGCAAGCCAGAGAACCAGAATCATGCACTCATCTTCACAAGGGGTGATGCGGTTCAAACCATCGATATGAACCAAGATAATTACTTTGAAGAGGCTCTTAAGATGAGAAATCTTCTAGAAGAATTCAATCGCAAATATGGAATTCGCAAGCCCAAAATCCTTGGGGTTAGAGAACACGTGTTCACTGGCTCTGTGTCTTCTCTAGCTTGGTTTATGTCTGCCCAGGAAACAAGTTTTGTCACTCTGGGGCAGCGGGTTCTAGCTAATCCACTCAAGGTTAGAATGCATTATGGCCACCCAGATGTGTTTGATCGTCTTTGGTTCTTGGGCCGAGGGGGTATTAGTAAAGCATCAAGAGTAATCAACATcagtgaggatatctttgctgGATTCAATTGTACCCTCCGTGGGGGCAATGTTACACACCATGAATATATCCAGGTTGGTAAAGGAAGAGATGTGGGGCTCAATCAGGTTTCCATGTTTGAAGCCAAGGTTGCTAGTGGCAATGGTGAGCAAACTCTGAGCCGTGATGTTTACAGACTGGGTCACAGATTGGACTTCTTTCGGATGCTCTCTTTCTTTTACACAACCATTGGATTTTATTTGAACACAATGATGGTTGTGCTAACTGTCTATGCATTTGTATGGGGACGATTTTATCTTGCCCTTAGTGGGCTCGAGGAGTACATCAGCAAGAACACTAGCTCTACTAATAATGCAGCACTGGGAGCTGTCCTGAATCAGCAGTTTGTCATACAGCTGGGCTTGTTCACAGCATTGCCGATGATTATTGAAAATTCACTTGAGCATGGCTTCCTCAATGCTGTGTGGGATTTCTTAAAAATGCAATTGCAGTTTGCATCTGTTTTCTACACATTCTCTATGGGAACCAAGACACACTATTATGGGCGGACGATCCTTCATGGTGGTGCTAAATATCGGGCTACTGGTCGTGGATTTGTTGTGGAGCACAAGAAATTCGCTGAGAACTACAGGCTATATGCCCGTAGCCATTTTCTCAAAGCAATAGAGTTGGGTGTGATACTGGTCTTGTATGCATCTTATACCAGCAGCTCGGGGAGTACATTAGTGTACATCCTGCTGACACTTTCAAGTTGGTTTCTAGTTGGCTCGTGGATTCTTGCTCCCTTCATTTTCAATCCATCGGGTTTGGACTGGCTAAAGAATTTCAATGATTTTGAGGATTTCCTAACCTGGATTTGGTTCCAAGGTGGAATCTCAGTGAAGTCAGATCAAAGCTGGGAAAAGTGGTGGGAAGAGGAAACTGATCATCTTCGGACCTCTGGTCTTTGGGGAAGCATCTTGGAAATCATTATAGACCTCCGGTATTTCTTCTTTCAGTATGCAATTGTTTATCGGCTGCACATTGCTGGTGGGAGTAGAAGCATCCTTGTCTATCTTCTGTCATGGACATGCATACTGCTGGCTTTTGTGGCTCTTATCACAGTTGCTTACTTCCGGGACAGATATTCAGCAAAGAAGCACATACGATATCGGTTTATCCAAGCTGTTATTGTTGGTGTCACTGTGACTGGTATTGTCTTGTTGATAGAGTTCACAAAGTTCCAGTTCATTGATGCCTTGACGAGTCTTTTGGCTTTTCTGCCAACTGGCTGGGGAATCATATCCATTGCTCTGGTGTTCAAGCCATACCTGAGGAGGTCTGAGACAGTTTGGAAAACAATAGTTACCGTGGCACGCCTTTATGATATAATGTTTGGGGTGATTGTTATGACACCTGTGGCTGTGCTGTCATGGTTGCCTGGACTCCAGGAAATGCAAACAAGGATCCTATTCAATGAAGCATTCAGCAGGGGACTTCATATTTCTCAAATGGTTACTGGCGCAAAAAAACAAGGAGTTTAAGGTATGTGTACGTCTCTAATGCCTTctctttgataatgacaaaaATGCCTTGAGAACTATGTTTTGGAGCAATATGTCTGACTCTGCACATGCTAGCTTAATGTCTAAAATTGCTTATAAAGACAAAGTCATGATTACTCTAGAACTGTCTTATCCATTTTGTTCTTTCAGCTCAAATCATGATTAGCTAACTTCAcctatttttctttctttcagcTCAATCCATTTTCCATTTCTCAAGCTGACCTGCTTCATTATTCTTGGGGAGTAGCTCTTCTCCTTGATCCATGGTACGTGGATAGCACATTGTCAAATACTTTAGGCATAAGCTGTTCAAAGATACTAACATTAAGATTAATCCGCAGGTTCAGAGAGGCTTCTGGTTTTAGAGTAGACGATGCTAGTTTCTGTACAGGCGACCACCTTGATTCTTCGTAACATGATGTAAGCATGCGATTTCCGTGGTGATGATGCGATCAAACTTAATGAGATGGTGATTGGGTCCATATTCATTGTTCAAGATTTTGTTAGTTTTGTAGTGAAACCAGAGCTGTACAAAATTTATCCTGAATGCACCTCTTCATGCCGAGATATCACCTGGTGCTGCCATTTTTGTTGTGAACTTGGGAACGTTATCCCTCTTTTACCTGCACATACATACATCTTCGTTGTGAGGAGACTCTGATTTTGTACACCATTTGTCATCGGAAATGTCATTGGCTGTAGTCTTTGGGCAGCTGAATCCAAATCGCGTTATACTTCTGTGTCACATACCGGCCTATACTGGGCTTCTTTCAGGTTTATGCATGCTGTTGTCTGAATCTTGATCATATTCTCCAGCTCGTGTATCATCTGCTATTGTTCTATTGGTTGACTGCCTTTGCACATGGACATGCTCTCGGCTACGTTATGTGTAAGTCTGAGATGCATCATTTCTCTACTTTTCCTCGGTCTGTGGGACACTAGAGAAAACGAGGCAAAATCATTCCGTCTTTTCTGAGAAATTAGAAACGGAGGCCAAATATGGAAAACAGACGGTGGAATTTATGTTATGAACCTTGCCATTTTTTGTTTATCTTTTGTTTGTGCATCCCACTCCAGCCTAGAAACCCTAACCTTGCCATTTTTTGTTTATCTTTTGTTTGTGCATCCCACTCCAGCCTAGAAACCCTAATCCTTCCCCTACCCCTTTCAATCCTCCTCATCATCCCGATCTACCGAAATACTATACCTGATTATGGTTTCAAGAGTTCGAAACTTATGCACAATAGTGTACCTTGAATTTGCAGTCATCTTAGCAATTGAATttgttggtttggttgtgtttttCATTATCATTCGAGTTTTTTGAGCTCGAGTGAACATTCTCTCCTCATATATGTCCACAACGTATTCGTTTCTGGCAGTACTCAGTTTTCGCTCTCGCCAAAAGAATATGAAAATAAATGTGGCAACACTCCGTTCCATTGGTTTCCTCTTCATTCTCGTTCCTATGTGACACTATGGCCTGAATTGCAGCCCTCTCGTGTGAACTGCACCTTGATGATGAGACTCACTTGACTTAACTAATTCGGATTGGTTGGTGACATGAAATTAGACTTTTCCTTCACAGGGGTTTTGTGGGAGGTTGGTAGTTGGTAAACCATCAATTCATATCAAATTGAGAAGATAAGATTTTTCTCAGCATGTTTCTTCGCATTGCATTTTTAGGATACCTCAAAGAGAGCGACCCTTTTCTAGGCGACCAAATACTATGTTTAAGTCAGCGTTGAATTCAAAGTAAATGCGTCCAGTGACACGAACAAGGTCAGTTCGCGTGGAATTTCCATTACAGTTCTCACAAGTCAGTCAGCCTGGACCTGTGGAATTTCCATTACCGTTCTCATAGATAGCACCATCATAACAATTATTACACAGCCGACACAGGTCATGGAAGGAGTTCAAAAGAAGAGACGGATCATCGGAAGGCAAATAGTTAATCAATGGTCCAGAGCACAGCATTACTGTGCCCCAAACGGTGTTTGACTGTACTGGAGTGGCTTACAAGGACTCAGATTCTGCTTATTGCTTCCACACAAGTGGAACTTCTGTATTTTCCATTGCATTGTATAACATGTAACAGCTGTGCCAGGTTGGTACAAACCAATGTTCCTTGATAATGAAGAGGATGGTACAACAAGTTACAATCAAGGCAAAGGTATTGCTGGCCGAGAATTCTGTAAAAATGTCTATATGGGACAGCTACCATAAATTAAGGTGTATTTCATGCCCAAATGACTGATGCGAAGAAACGGTGCACCAGACGCGCatctccctgtcgccgaagttggATCCACCAACTCTGGCCAGAGTGCTGGTTCTATTCCAAATCAGCCTGAGGAAGCACCCATCTAACAAGGATGTATATGGCTATTTGAGCAGTCAGTCATCTCCAAATAAAGTGGAGAAGAGCAGGTCTTGCACAAAGGTCGCTCTGCTAGTGGCTTGTTTCCGCTTTTGTTCCCTTTCCTCGCTGGTGAGGGACGAGTCAATACTGCAATCATAAATAATGCTTTAAGTTTGCAGACCTCATAGGAAAGTTAAAAATTGCtaagaaaataaaatatattCAAAAGGTTTCTTTGGAGGCACATTGCTTGAGCAAATACATAACTGAGAAGTGTAAATACACAATTATAGGACCTGAAATCATTTATTTCAAGTGGCCCAAATGCACTACCTGTAAACAACAAGCAAAAATTATGTGTTCCACATACTGTTAATTTGTTATCATTGTTACTACCCTATGTctcactccctctgttccatattagttgtcgttgatttagtacaaagttgtaccaaATCAGCGACAACTATTATGGAATGGAGGGTTTTAACAATTTCTTTTTAGGGTAAAATGAATATAGTATTTGAAGAGAAAGGTTTGGCTATGTGAAGTTATCATGTCAAATTATTAGACTAAATCAGCGATAACTATTATGGAATGGAGGGTGTATTTAACAATTTCTTTTAGAGTAAAATGAATATAGTAATTGAAGAGAAAGGTTTGGCTATGTGAAGTTATCATGTCAAATTATTAGACTCAGCTAAGAAATAGCTTACAAAATAAACAATTATTAGATTCAGCTAAGTTATTTaacattttattttaatttatttttagggAATAAGGAATAAAGTTATTGCAGAGAAATGTTTGGTTGTGTGAAATTATCATGTTAAAACTATTAGCTAAGAAACAACTTAATCAAGCAATTCAAAATAAGATACTTGCTCACAAAGGCAGTGAAATTTCTAATAGCAGGAGGGAGATTATTTCCAGATGCATAGACGTGTAGTCTGTTGGAATCATAACTAGAATATTTGGAACACAATAGGATGCAGCTTTGATTCTGAGAATAAAATCTTTTGCCATAAAAACTATGTAAATTCTGCAAGGGTAACAGATGTAAAAATCCACAGAGGAATATAACAAGTAGGACAATTGGCATGATACCAGGATAATTATATACCTTGATTCCCAGGGTTGAGGAGgcgcctccttgagcttggaagtACCATCTGGAACCTGAACTGGTGATTTTGATGGTTCCTCGGCGTCTGATGTTGCAAACCCAAGCCCAAACGATGAAAGCAGCGGATCAGCATAAATATTCGTAGTTGTGGTCGCGGGATTGCTTGACCTATGGCTATGACCGCCTCCTAGAAGCGCCTGCAAATGAGCATCACGTAGATCTCGACTCAGTAAAGAAACTGCACGGCTCTCAGGAATAACGTATCTGCGCAACCGACTGCCATTCTGTAGATGCCAAGTAAGAACAAAAAAGGACATCAGAAGCCTTGCTACTTTGAAAGAAATCGTTTTTGTAGCCAGGTTATCCATGAGATGCTAGCATGTTTGCGCACAAGGAAAAGACAGAGGAAGAAACCTTGAATAAGTAACCATGTTGCATGGTGATATGATTTAGCATATCTCTTGTAACCTTTTCAGAGCAGATGGGGCAGGGCTGAAATAAGAATGGAAAAATAAATTAGGAGAAGATATAGAAACAATATGTTTGAACATTCTAAATGTACAACGAAACAACATAATGAGCAGAATTTGATATCGGACTTCATAATCAGTAGTTAATATCTGGAACATGAGAGATGGAAGTAACACTATCCTTGTGATCACTCTGGTAGCTTGTGCATTCACATGCACGCAATGGGGATCAAATATAGCATCTGAATCCATTATGTCATTTCTTTTTTTTCGCCGAAACAATGAAACGCATCCAGAAGGGTAAAAGGTGCTTCCATGAACTTTCAAATGTTCAGTCATGCAAATTCTAGATTCCTTTTGCCCCTGGCACAGGTAGCTCGTATTGCTCTTTTATCTCATGGGAACACTAATAAGTGAACTGGGCATAGCTCAAGTAATCATTGTCAATGTTCTTTTCGGAGTGGACACTAGTAAGCTGTTTGCACCAAGGGTAAGGTATGCTTTGGGTAGTATGATTTACGACCAAACAGAAATCGCCACGGAAACCCTCCGAGTTCAAGCAGTACAATATAAACAAGAAGTTCCAGACCATGAAAGCCCGGTGTGTTAGCAATTGGCCCTAAAGCTTAGCCAAGCTAAATCTACAAGCTGAAGCATCCGAATGAGCATCTTGACATCTGAATGAAGCTAAAATCCTGAGGTTTGTTTTTTCCCCACAGGTAGGTAGCTAAACTTTCAAGTTCATCTGGTGGGTCGGTCAACCCTTGAAGCTAAGAACAAGATGCGGAAAAGTTTTGCGCATCACATCGCAGTATGAGGGATCGCAGGGAACTAGGGAAGGGAGGTGTTGACCGCCTTACCGCTGGGTGTGGCTCGTATGGGTGGTCTTCGTCGAGGTGTACGCAGAGTGATCCGAGGTCGTAGTCCTCGTAGCAGTAGGGGCATGCGACCTCGGGCCATCTGGCGCTGGCCTCCTGGAgctgcatctccatctccatgtccaTCTCCCCGTCGTCCTCCATGTCCATCTCCACCTCCTCCATCCCCATCCCGGACATGTCTGCCATCCAACCGAACAAGAAACCATAAATCAGTAACAAATAAGCAAAACAAGAAGTGCATCGCCACAGAGCAGAGCAGGGC contains:
- the LOC124660495 gene encoding protein DEHYDRATION-INDUCED 19 homolog 3-like isoform X1 is translated as MDSEHWISRLAAAKRFYAAQLGHIDDMSGMGMEEVEMDMEDDGEMDMEMEMQLQEASARWPEVACPYCYEDYDLGSLCVHLDEDHPYEPHPAPCPICSEKVTRDMLNHITMQHGYLFKNGSRLRRYVIPESRAVSLLSRDLRDAHLQALLGGGHSHRSSNPATTTTNIYADPLLSSFGLGFATSDAEEPSKSPVQVPDGTSKLKEAPPQPWESSIDSSLTSEEREQKRKQATSRATFVQDLLFSTLFGDD
- the LOC124660495 gene encoding protein DEHYDRATION-INDUCED 19 homolog 3-like isoform X2 encodes the protein MDSEHWISRLAAAKRFYAAQLGHIDDMSGMGMEEVEMDMEDDGEMDMEMEMQLQEASARWPEVACPYCYEDYDLGSLCVHLDEDHPYEPHPAPCPICSEKVTRDMLNHITMQHGYLFKALLGGGHSHRSSNPATTTTNIYADPLLSSFGLGFATSDAEEPSKSPVQVPDGTSKLKEAPPQPWESSIDSSLTSEEREQKRKQATSRATFVQDLLFSTLFGDD